A genomic window from Companilactobacillus alimentarius DSM 20249 includes:
- a CDS encoding GNAT family N-acetyltransferase, which produces MRQITTARLIIRPIIQKDYDELKSIILDPQVVKYMRYRDVKTDSNFQKLFQDHFLNELGYTFGIEEKSQHKLIGFYEFHPEDGVGILTYALNQAAWGHGYVAEAGRAMMDYGFSELNLDRIEAHYAHLNPRSGRVMEKMGMHSLGIIETITLPEDNDEINVMAYSLSKDDWNSNDQEQAV; this is translated from the coding sequence ATGCGTCAAATTACAACCGCTAGATTAATTATTCGTCCAATTATTCAAAAAGATTACGATGAACTAAAATCCATTATTTTAGATCCTCAAGTCGTAAAATACATGAGATATCGTGACGTCAAAACTGATTCAAACTTCCAAAAACTTTTTCAAGACCATTTTTTAAATGAATTAGGCTACACTTTTGGAATCGAAGAAAAGAGTCAACACAAATTAATTGGCTTCTATGAATTCCATCCTGAAGATGGTGTCGGCATTCTTACTTATGCACTTAATCAAGCCGCTTGGGGTCATGGTTACGTTGCAGAAGCTGGTCGTGCCATGATGGATTACGGTTTTAGTGAATTAAACCTTGATAGAATTGAAGCTCACTATGCGCACTTGAATCCTAGATCTGGTCGTGTCATGGAAAAAATGGGAATGCATAGCCTAGGCATCATTGAAACTATTACTTTACCAGAAGACAACGACGAAATTAACGTTATGGCCTACTCCTTATCCAAAGATGATTGGAATTCTAATGATCAAGAGCAAGCTGTTTAA
- a CDS encoding GTP pyrophosphokinase, producing MILERSNAINLNDLRNQLGNINNRPDIQELSKILRMYQLYQAGQKEISTKLENLDSEFQVNYAYNPIHHMESRMKKIQSLAKKAERKGSDFTVESIEKNIHDIAGIRVITNYIDDIYKIEELLTSQTDVTLLRRKDYLKHPKESGYRSLHIVVQVPVFQSKGPVNVPVEIQIRTVGMDMWASLEHKLRYKTNSDSNLVDKYGNQLKGYADELEDIERGMQDIHKKLI from the coding sequence ATGATATTAGAAAGATCCAATGCTATTAATTTAAATGACTTGCGGAATCAATTAGGTAATATTAATAATCGTCCCGATATTCAAGAGTTATCTAAGATACTTAGAATGTATCAACTTTACCAAGCCGGTCAAAAAGAAATCAGTACCAAACTAGAAAATTTAGATTCAGAATTTCAAGTAAATTATGCTTATAATCCTATTCACCATATGGAATCAAGAATGAAGAAAATCCAAAGCTTGGCCAAAAAGGCTGAGCGTAAAGGATCCGACTTTACTGTGGAAAGTATTGAAAAAAATATTCATGACATTGCTGGTATCAGAGTGATTACTAACTACATTGACGATATTTACAAAATCGAAGAGCTGTTGACGAGTCAAACAGATGTTACCCTTCTAAGAAGGAAGGACTATTTGAAACATCCTAAGGAAAGTGGTTATCGAAGTTTGCATATAGTAGTTCAAGTTCCCGTCTTCCAATCTAAAGGTCCAGTCAATGTGCCTGTTGAAATTCAAATTCGGACAGTTGGAATGGACATGTGGGCTAGTTTGGAACATAAATTACGTTATAAAACTAATAGCGACAGTAATTTAGTTGATAAGTATGGCAATCAATTGAAAGGTTACGCCGATGAATTGGAAGATATTGAAAGAGGCATGCAAGATATACATAAAAAACTTATTTAA